One genomic segment of Impatiens glandulifera chromosome 6, dImpGla2.1, whole genome shotgun sequence includes these proteins:
- the LOC124943800 gene encoding subtilisin-like protease SBT4.3, whose amino-acid sequence MTRSNAVHLLFILFVMFISSIIGISFESVDEQRKVHIVYMGSLPKGEYLARDHHVNLLQTLGHNKITVENTLIRSYTRSFNGFVANLNSHEVSKLKTMKGVVSVFMSRQSQTQTTRSWDYIGLSLQVSRNPVVESDIIIGHLDSGVLPESHSFSDQGLGPIPQKWKGSCLGGKNFTCNKKLIGARFYNFDDDSAVDLDGHGTHTASTAVGREVEKANFFGIANGTTRGGVSSSRLATYKVCRFTTCLDHDILAGFDDAIADNVDIITISINSEFSQNISDSVVAIGSFHAMEKNILTVNSAGNNGMSGLGTTVSIAPWVFTVGASADRLINNKLVLQNDRTLMSTSVNAFDMRNYKKLVYGTSLSSLCDESIAEQCIFECIDPLLVKGNIMVCDIGDATSLDVFSTAESVGASGVILRMGESIIHGPRIVPLPTAILNDDDFNYVKSYLKSKKVHSARIMKSEILPNQAPTPDISAPGTNILAAFLPSKNPSFYISNSKTFKTNYTFMSGTSMSCPHVAGAVAYVKSKQPNWSASAIKSSIMTTARDMNFDYNLDAELGYGAGYLDPVEAVNAGLVYETYIEDYFKMFCGLGSEGDKLTMMFKGKTKCTNGTGMSPKDLNYPAMTSSVFENSNFTITFSRVVTNVGLPNSTYQVKINMENNMVDVNVEPNVLSFTNLNERKSFIVTVSGKWLNQDHVSCSLIWSDGTHRVRSPIFLYRSSIV is encoded by the exons gTGCACATCGTTTATATGGGAAGTCTTCCAAAAGGGGAGTACTTAGCTCGAGACCACCATGTTAACTTGTTGCAAACATTAGGCCATAACAAAAT TACGGTGGAGAATACATTAATAAGAAGTTATACAAGAAGTTTTAATGGCTTTGTTGCAAATCTAAACTCACACGAAGTATCAAAACTTAAAA CCATGAAAGGTGTTGTCTCTGTTTTCATGAGTCGTCAATCCCAAACTCAGACCACGCGTTCTTGGGATTACATTGGCTTATCCTTACAAGTTTCTCGAAATCCAGTTGTTGAGAGTGACATCATAATTGGACACCTTGATAGCGGTGTGCTACCCGAGTCACATAGTTTCTCTGACCAAGGTTTAGGCCCTATTCCTCAAAAATGGAAAGGTTCATGTCTTGGTGGAAAAAACTTCACTTGCAATAA AAAGTTGATTGGAGCAAGATTCTACAACTTTGACGATGACTCAGCAGTAGATTTAGATGGTCATGGGACTCACACAGCCTCTACCGCGGTTGGAAGGGAAGTGGAAAAGGCCAATTTTTTTGGAATAGCAAATGGAACTACTAGAGGAGGTGTCTCATCATCAAGGCTAGCTACATACAAAGTGTGTAGATTTACAACATGTCTTGACCATGATATATTGGCCGGATTTGATGATGCCATTGCCGATAATGTTGACATTATCACTATCTCAATTAACTCTGAGTTTTCTCAAAACATTAGTGATAGTGTTGTTGCCATTGGCTCGTTTCATGCAATGGAGAAAAACATTTTAACAGTAAATTCTGCGGGAAACAATGGAATGTCAGGACTTGGAACAACAGTCAGTATTGCACCATGGGTATTCACAGTGGGAGCTAGTGCAGATAGATTAATCAACAACAAACTTGTCCTTCAAAATGACCGCACACTCAtg AGCACATCGGTGAATGCTTTCGACATGAGAAACTACAAGAAATTAGTATATGGTACAAGTTTGAGTTCTCTTTGTGATGAATCAATTGCAGA GCAATGCATATTTGAATGCATAGATCCTCTTTTGGTAAAAGGAAACATCATGGTTTGTGATATTGGTGATGCTACAAGCTTAGATGTCTTCTCAACCGCGGAAAGTGTTGGTGCAAGTGGTGTTATTCTTCGAATGGGTGAATCAATAATACATGGTCCTAGAATCGTTCCACTACCCACCGCGATACTGAATGACGATGACTTTAATTATGTTAAATCTTACCTTAAATCCAAAAAAGTTCATTCAGCACGCATAATGAAAAGTGAGATTCTTCCAAATCAAGCTCCTACG CCTGATATAAGTGCACCTGGAACAAATATTTTAGCGGCATTTCTTCCATCAAAGAATCCTTCATTCTACATATCAAATTCTAAAACATTCAAGACTAATTACACATTCATGAGTGGAACTTCTATGTCGTGTCCACATGTTGCTGGTGCAGTTGCTTATGTgaaatcaaaacaacctaattGGTCTGCTTCTGCTATCAAATCCTCTATTATGACTACtg CTCGGGACATGAACTTCGATTACAATTTAGATGCTGAACTTGGTTACGGGGCAGGATACCTAGATCCAGTGGAAGCCGTAAATGCTGGACTCGTGTACGAGACATACATAGAAGACTACTTTAAAATGTTTTGTGGTTTAGGTTCCGAAGGAGATAAGTTGACAATGATGTTTAAAGGAAAAACAAAGTGTACAAATGGGACCGGAATGTCTCCAAAAGATCTCAATTACCCAGCAATGACATCATCCGTGTTTGAGAACTCAAATTTCACTATTACATTCTCAAGAGTTGTAACAAATGTTGGACTTCCAAACTCCACATATCAGGTAAAAATCAATATGGAGAATAACATGGTTGATGTTAATGTGGAGCCAAACGTTCTCTCTTTCACTAATCTGAATGAGAGAAAATCTTTTATAGTAACAGTTAGTGGAAAATGGTTAAATCAAGATCATGTTTCTTGTTCTTTAATCTGGTCTGATGGTACACATAGGGTTAGAAGTCCTATTTTCTTGTATCGATCATCAATTGTTTAA
- the LOC124943801 gene encoding subtilisin-like protease SBT4.3, giving the protein MTSSNAVHLLYILFVMFISSIIGISFESVDEQRKVHIVYMGSLPEGEYLARHHHVSLLQTLGHNKIMIEKTLMRSYTRSFNGFVANLSSHEVSRLKTMKGVVSIFMSRESQTQTTSSWDYIGLSLQVSRNPVVEGDIIIGHLDSGVLPESHSFFDHGLGPIPKKWKGACHGGKNFTCNKKLIGARFYNSEDVSAEDLDGHGTHTASTAVGREVENANFFGIANGTARGGVSSSRLATYKVCRFTTCFDHDILAGFDDAIADNVDIITISISSKFTQNISDDVVSIGSFHAMEKNILTVNAAGNNGISGLGSTDSIAPWVFTVGASADRSINNKLVLENDRTLMSTSVNAFEMSNYKKLVYGRSLSSLCDESNAEQCTLQCVDPHLVKGNIMVCDIADSSSLDVFSTAESVGASGVILRMGETMIYGSRIVPLPTAILNDNDFNYVKSYLKSKTIHSARIMKSEILPNQAPAVAYYSSKGPNTILPQIFKPDISAPGTNILAAFLPSHNPSFYFSNSKTFKTNYTFMTGTSMSCPHVAGAVAYVKSKHLDWSASAIKSSLMTTARDMNFNYNLDAELGYGAGYIDPVKAVNPGLVYETYIEDYFKMFCGLGSEGDKLTTMFKGKTKCTNGTGMSPKDLNYPAMTSLVLQNSNFTIKFSRTVTNVGQPNSTYQALLVGRDSSETGLCCQSFLEFGDVHFPALLVGRDSSLSLDLL; this is encoded by the exons ATGACAAGTTCCAATGCTGTTCATTTGTTATACATTCTCTTTGTCATGTTTATTTCATCAATAATTGGGATCTCTTTTGAATCAGTTGATGAACAAAGAAAG GTGCACATAGTTTATATGGGAAGTCTTCCGGAAGGGGAGTACTTAGCTCGACACCACCATGTTAGCTTGTTGCAAACATTAGGCCATAACAAGAT TATGATCGAGAAGACACTAATGAGAAGTTATACAAGAAGTTTTAATGGTTTTGTTGCAAATCTTAGCTCACACGAAGTATCCAGGCTTAAAA CCATGAAAGGTGTTGTCTCTATTTTCATGAGTCGTGAATCCCAAACTCAGACCACAAGTTCTTGGGATTACATTGGCTTGTCTTTGCAAGTTTCTCGTAATCCAGTCGTTGAGGGTGATATCATAATTGGACACCTTGATAGCGGTGTGCTACCCGAGTCACATAGTTTCTTTGACCATGGTTTAGGCCCTATTCCAAAAAAATGGAAAGGGGCATGTCATGGTGGAAAAAACTTCACTTGCAATAA AAAGTTGATTGGAGCAAGATTCTACAACTCTGAAGATGTCTCGGCAGAAGATTTAGATGGTCATGGGACTCACACAGCCTCTACCGCGGTTGGAAGGGAAGTGGAAAACGCCAATTTTTTTGGAATAGCAAATGGAACTGCTAGAGGAGGTGTCTCATCATCAAGGCTAGCTACATACAAAGTGTGTAGATTTACAACATGTTTTGACCATGATATATTGGCCGGATTTGATGATGCCATTGCCGATAATGTTGACATTATTACTATCTCAATTTCTTCCAAGTTTACTCAAAACATTAGTGATGATGTTGTTTCCATTGGCTCGTTTCATGCAATGGAGAAAAACATTTTAACAGTAAATGCAGCAGGAAACAATGGAATTTCAGGACTTGGATCAACAGACAGTATTGCACCATGGGTATTCACAGTGGGAGCTAGTGCAGACAGATCAATCAACAACAAACTTGTCCTTGAAAATGATCGCACACTCATG AGCACATCGGTGAATGCTTTCGAGATGAGTAACTACAAGAAATTAGTATATGGTAGAAGTTTGAGTTCTCTTTGTGATGAATCAAATGCAGA GCAATGCACACTTCAATGCGTAGATCCTCATTTGGTAAAAGGAAACATCATGGTTTGCGATATTGCTGATTCTTCAAGCTTAGATGTCTTCTCAACCGCAGAAAGTGTTGGTGCAAGTGGTGTTATTCTTCGAATGGGTGAAACAATGATATATGGTTCTAGAATCGTTCCTCTACCCACCGCGATACTGAATGACAATGACTTTAATTATGTTAAATCTTACCTCAAATCCAAAACAATTCATTCAGCACGCATAATGAAAAGTGAGATTCTTCCAAATCAAGCTCCTGCAGTAGCTTATTATTCCAGCAAAGGACCCAACACAATTTTACCACAAATTTTTAag CCTGATATAAGTGCACCTGGAACAAATATTTTAGCGGCATTTCTTCCATCACATAATCCTTCATTCTACTTCTCAAATTCTAAAACATTTAAGACTAATTACACATTCATGACTGGAACTTCTATGTCGTGTCCACATGTTGCTGGTGCAGTTGCTTATGTGAAATCAAAACATCTTGATTGGTCTGCCTCGGCAATAAAATCTTCTCTTATGACTACTG CTCGGGACATGAACTTCAACTACAATTTAGATGCTGAACTTGGTTATGGGGCAGGATACATAGATCCAGTGAAAGCAGTAAATCCTGGACTTGTGTATGAGACATACATAGAAGACTATTTCAAAATGTTTTGTGGCTTAGGTTCCGAAGGAGATAAGTTGACAACTATGTTCAAAGGAAAAACAAAGTGTACAAATGGGACCGGAATGTCTCCAAAAGATCTCAATTATCCAGCAATGACATCATTGGTGCTTCAGAACTCAAACTTCACTATTAAATTTTCAAGAACTGTAACAAATGTTGGACAACCAAACTCCACATATCAG GCGTTGCTTGTTGGTAGAGATTCTTCCGAAACCGGATTGTGTTGTCAATCATTTCTCGAGTTTGGAGATGTACATTTTCCGGCGTTGCTTGTTGGTAGAGATTCTTCATTATCGTTGGATCTTCTCTAA